One Temnothorax longispinosus isolate EJ_2023e chromosome 8, Tlon_JGU_v1, whole genome shotgun sequence genomic region harbors:
- the LOC139817481 gene encoding uncharacterized protein, whose product MVKRSDKAGQKMMMSKKEDKMTDKNKGKKDKTDTNAGNTEMHMETDQEVSRDKDEMQLVNNVLTNGRESEEGENNDGRESDKRENNGNYAFGEIIYVNIKGKLVKKDRNLRKEEIAKELSGKYFEPGLKGYKIVCCKLTRENTCAKKGLNEVKIRSLLHSIRCIPDNLEMDRFNLARLKFKNDEEANRCIERLNKEYKDKLQVYIDNRSRYCKGVIADWPYSIEELWENLVRKDNILQLEVMKKRIYNREMKKIEIKETDNIIITIKGSKLPERFSIFEGFGSLKVRPYVEPVSQYFRCFKYGHFKNNCKSKDLCGRCGSTAHGPCDFGYKCVNCKGKHRATDRKCPIYVKNKEIKIAMAKNNATYTEAIKIINGQDAKEQEYDKYNRKAWPKIDERLRNKNPVNRENSNYENNERKTYAKAVANAGTTKPTNKDEYYSRTINKIKENEYDRNRIARTKETETSRLPIWKERKKEDYIKKNNNEEQRREVGEGNNENKLNYLNIKEVLEEEDWKRFIREQIQSIIQQEVEKTIGIRSTSTEDITEEVNAEGEASDNYNSSKRQRT is encoded by the coding sequence ATGGTTAAAAGAAGTGATAAGGCAGGCCAGAAAATGATGATGTCAAAGAAAGAAGACAAGATGACTGATAAAAACAAGGGGAAAAAGGACAAGACGGATACGAACGCGGGAAACACGGAGATGCACATGGAAACGGACCAGGAAGTTTCGAGAGATAAGGATGAGATGCAATTAGTAAATAATGTACTAACAAACGGAAGAGAAAGTGAAGAAGGAGAAAACAACGATGGAAGAGAGAGTgacaaaagagaaaacaacGGAAATTATGCCTTCGGGGAAATAATATACGTCAACATCAAGGGTAAGCTTGTTAAAAAGGATCgtaatttaagaaaagaagaaattgcCAAAGAATTGTCGGGTAAATATTTCGAACCAGGGTTAAAaggttataaaatagtatgtTGTAAACTTACTAGGGAAAACACGTGCGCGAAGAAAGGACTGAATGAAGTAAAAATTCGAAGCTTGTTGCACAGCATTAGATGCATTCCAGATAACTTAGAAATGGATAGGTTTAATCTAGCTagacttaaatttaaaaatgatgaagAAGCAAATAGATGTATAGAAAGGTTAAACAAAGAGTACAAAGATAAATTACaagtatatatagataataggTCGAGATACTGTAAAGGGGTAATCGCGGATTGGCCGTATAGTATAGAGGAGCTCTGGGAAAATTTAGttagaaaagataatattttacaactagAGGTCATGAAAAAAAGGATATATAATAgagagatgaaaaaaatagagattaaggaaacagataatataataattacaataaaggGAAGCAAACTGCCGGAAAGATTTTCGATATTCGAGGGTTTTGGTAGCTTAAAGGTAAGACCCTATGTAGAACCAGTTAGTCAATATTTCAGATGCTTTAAATATGGTCATTTCAAGAACAACTGCAAATCTAAGGACCTGTGTGGAAGATGCGGCAGCACGGCTCATGGTCCGTGTGATTTTGGATATAAATGCGTAAACTGTAAAGGAAAACATAGGGCAACGGATAGAAAATGCCCTATATATGTTaagaacaaagaaataaaaatagcaatgGCTAAAAATAATGCAACATATACagaagcaattaaaataataaatggacAAGATGCAAAGGAACAAGagtatgataaatataacagaaaGGCATGGCCTAAAATAGACGAGAGACTAAGAAATAAGAATCCAGTAAATAGAGAAAACAGTAACTATGAGAACAACGAAAGAAAGACATATGCAAAAGCTGTAGCAAACGCAGGAACAACTAAACCAACAAATAAGGATGAATATTATAGtagaacaataaataaaattaaggaGAATGAATACGACAGAAATAGAATAGCAAGAACAAAAGAAACAGAAACAAGTAGACTACCAATctggaaagagagaaagaaagaagattatataaagaaaaataacaatgaGGAACAAAGGAGGGAAGTAGGAGAAGGAAACAATGAAAACAAACTAAACTATCTAAACATAAAAGAGGTActagaagaagaagattggAAGAGATTTATCAGAGAGCAAATTCAAAGTATAATCCAACAAGAAGTGGAAAAAACAATAGGAATTAGAAGTACATCCACAGAAGACATTACGGAGGAGGTCAATGCAGAAGGTGAAGCTAGTGATAACTACAATTCATCAAAAAGACAAAGAacttaa